The following coding sequences are from one Balneolales bacterium ANBcel1 window:
- a CDS encoding MFS transporter has protein sequence MSKLQPYLHVLRSNHQFRRVWLSQIISNFGDWFGVIAVFTIVLEYSDSEFLLGLVIVTKFLAFAALSPYAGYLADRYDRRMLMIICDFGRGAVVLSFLFVRDPSLLWLVYVLTTMQMGFASIFEPAKQASIPNITSGDELVKANIISNLSWSIIFTTGMGIGGLATAWFGTDAVFVINGTGYILSTWFIFKATIPHHRDEQTMQSLSNPVSGIIDGYRFIFSNPHILRPALAKGTITFFLGALVYMLILVSEEILLMGSIGLGLLYASRGFGTAVGPVLVRRYFSDERNWVRMMGLAMISAGLFYLVIGSIGIAWVMLILVFLAHCGSGANWVMSTVLLQQRSPDAFRGRIFSSEWLLFTSLQALSVTGASLIMEFGLLTLRQAIWIYSAGLIIAGVLWIWLVASRESRWNRMKEAHARQEDMRKHQISAVPDQG, from the coding sequence TTGAGTAAACTCCAGCCATATCTTCATGTACTGCGCAGCAACCATCAGTTCCGAAGGGTGTGGCTGAGTCAGATTATTTCCAATTTCGGTGACTGGTTCGGGGTAATTGCGGTGTTCACCATCGTCCTTGAGTACTCCGATTCCGAATTCCTGCTGGGGCTGGTCATTGTCACCAAGTTCCTGGCCTTTGCCGCACTTTCTCCCTACGCCGGGTACCTCGCCGACCGGTACGACCGCCGCATGCTCATGATAATCTGCGACTTCGGGCGCGGAGCGGTTGTGCTCAGTTTCCTCTTTGTGCGCGATCCCTCGCTGCTCTGGCTGGTGTATGTGCTTACCACCATGCAGATGGGCTTCGCTTCCATCTTTGAACCCGCCAAACAGGCCTCCATACCCAACATCACCAGCGGGGACGAGCTGGTGAAGGCCAACATCATTTCCAATCTGTCCTGGAGCATCATTTTTACCACCGGCATGGGAATTGGCGGCCTGGCCACCGCCTGGTTCGGTACCGATGCCGTCTTTGTCATCAACGGAACCGGATATATCCTGTCCACCTGGTTTATTTTCAAGGCGACCATCCCGCATCACCGGGATGAACAGACGATGCAGTCCCTGAGCAACCCGGTCAGTGGCATTATCGACGGCTATCGTTTCATTTTTTCCAACCCGCATATTCTCAGGCCGGCCCTGGCCAAAGGCACTATTACGTTCTTTCTGGGAGCGTTGGTGTATATGCTGATTCTGGTCTCGGAAGAAATCCTGCTGATGGGCAGCATCGGGCTCGGTTTGCTGTATGCCAGCCGGGGGTTCGGAACGGCCGTCGGGCCCGTTCTGGTGAGACGCTATTTCAGTGACGAACGCAACTGGGTCAGGATGATGGGGCTGGCGATGATCTCCGCCGGTTTGTTCTACCTGGTTATCGGCTCCATCGGGATCGCCTGGGTAATGCTGATCCTGGTGTTTCTGGCGCACTGTGGATCCGGCGCCAACTGGGTGATGAGCACCGTTCTGCTGCAACAGCGGTCACCGGACGCGTTTCGCGGACGAATCTTCAGCTCGGAGTGGCTGCTGTTTACCTCCTTGCAGGCACTGTCGGTTACCGGAGCCTCATTGATTATGGAGTTTGGCCTGTTGACACTACGGCAGGCTATCTGGATCTATTCCGCCGGACTCATTATTGCCGGAGTGCTTTGGATCTGGCTTGTGGCATCAAGGGAGTCGCGCTGGAACCGAATGAAGGAAGCCCATGCCCGGCAGGAGGATATGCGGAAACATCAAATTTCTGCCGTTCCGGATCAGGGATAG
- a CDS encoding arsenate reductase family protein, with protein MLEVIGITNCNTIKKTRDWLEEQGIEYSFRDVKKDPLTPNELADLVMKAGLDTLVNRRGRKWKMLGLADKELSDNDLFDVLLEHQTMIKRPVLRYGDAVLVGFDEDAIEIFLEESL; from the coding sequence ATGTTGGAAGTAATTGGCATAACCAATTGTAATACCATAAAAAAAACCAGAGACTGGCTGGAAGAACAGGGAATTGAGTATTCCTTCCGTGACGTGAAGAAGGATCCGCTAACGCCGAACGAACTCGCCGACCTGGTGATGAAGGCGGGGCTGGACACACTGGTCAACCGCCGCGGCCGCAAGTGGAAGATGTTGGGTCTGGCGGATAAAGAACTTTCCGACAACGACCTGTTTGATGTGCTCCTGGAGCATCAGACCATGATCAAAAGGCCGGTTCTTCGCTACGGGGATGCCGTACTGGTGGGTTTTGATGAAGACGCCATCGAAATATTCCTGGAGGAAAGCCTGTAA
- a CDS encoding Rne/Rng family ribonuclease — translation MKNQIIIHAAANQTRVALIENGELAQLFIESPENQRTVGNIYLAEVHKVMAGIRAAFINMGTQKDAFLHFSDTGEHLEDYLVMLNGKEAVPDQNQQNARVRNIKGSGSGSVTDEQNRAGALLQSKQRVLVQIVKEPIGSKGPRVSTNITVAGRFLVLIPMGEYVAVSKRIRSHRERRRLRSCISSVLPDGFGVIVRTLAEKQSEEALHEDLKDVLDKWNNILDKLKEARPPALLHQDMDMTESLVRDLFAKDYSRILIDDAKIYRSIKSYVSRVAPNMVPNIELYKGSEHIFDYMKISKDVESVFSPRVKMPSGGYLIFEQTEAMYVVDVNSGRYAAKREQEENSLRTNLESAREIAKQLRLRDIGGIIVVDFIDLREDSNRKKVFDELKREFRKDRAKTNVLPMSDFGLVQITRQRIRPSVVKSVSKVCPMCGGSGSIVSQNTIFADIEGWLTKFKYNYKGQYSLDLHLNPYVKSMLQKGWVSQRIKWFFSYRLNVNLVSEDTLSMNDFKFMLPNSEIEITDTVLNDQPLDKAITEANLDEEAGRQKKEDDPGLDYFRKEQKKADGGQQAERSTRGTANQRGGAPDKKKHGESKSGGGTPSGGGRKERPDSTKTRRSDTKAKYFKSSKESGESPSGDQGGKSQRNPGPQQGSGKDRNNPAPSEQQDRKSSSSNTSKEQPGEKKSDRVIDSQNEAVKGETAAAKSGSSREPEQEDNSHLPSAIEVARRHRIEKEKAREADRLNVEKETSPGAQNDKNEAGQNNENADSGSKVKDNDSRKTETARETSQSDTGPGGENGQNEPEHDSRNKSKS, via the coding sequence ATGAAAAACCAAATCATTATTCACGCGGCAGCAAATCAAACCCGCGTAGCCCTGATTGAAAATGGTGAATTAGCCCAATTATTCATAGAGTCCCCTGAAAACCAACGTACCGTTGGTAATATTTACCTTGCGGAAGTCCACAAGGTGATGGCCGGTATTCGCGCCGCGTTCATCAACATGGGTACTCAGAAAGACGCCTTTCTTCACTTCTCCGACACCGGCGAGCATCTTGAGGATTACCTTGTGATGCTGAACGGCAAGGAGGCGGTTCCCGATCAGAACCAGCAAAATGCCCGCGTACGCAATATCAAAGGCTCCGGCAGCGGGTCGGTGACCGACGAACAGAACCGTGCCGGCGCGTTGCTGCAATCAAAGCAGAGAGTGCTGGTACAGATAGTCAAGGAGCCGATCGGCTCCAAAGGACCCCGCGTATCGACCAATATCACGGTAGCAGGCCGGTTTCTGGTACTCATTCCGATGGGCGAATACGTTGCGGTTTCCAAACGCATCCGTAGCCACCGTGAGCGCCGGCGCCTGCGAAGCTGCATCTCCTCCGTACTGCCGGACGGATTCGGGGTTATTGTACGGACTCTTGCCGAAAAACAGAGCGAAGAAGCGCTTCACGAAGACCTCAAGGATGTGCTCGACAAGTGGAACAATATACTTGATAAACTGAAAGAGGCGCGCCCTCCCGCCCTTCTGCATCAGGATATGGACATGACCGAGAGTCTCGTTCGTGACCTGTTCGCCAAAGATTACAGCAGAATCCTCATAGACGATGCCAAAATCTACCGGTCGATCAAATCCTACGTCTCCCGGGTTGCTCCGAACATGGTTCCCAACATCGAGTTGTACAAGGGATCGGAGCACATTTTCGACTATATGAAAATCTCCAAAGACGTAGAGTCGGTGTTCAGCCCCAGGGTCAAGATGCCCAGCGGCGGCTATCTTATTTTCGAGCAGACCGAAGCAATGTACGTGGTTGATGTGAACTCCGGCCGATACGCCGCCAAGCGGGAGCAGGAGGAAAACTCGTTGAGAACCAACCTTGAGTCGGCCCGGGAAATTGCCAAACAGCTGCGCCTGCGCGATATCGGCGGTATCATCGTTGTGGATTTCATCGACCTGCGGGAGGACTCCAACCGAAAGAAGGTATTTGACGAGCTGAAGCGTGAGTTCCGGAAAGACCGCGCCAAGACCAACGTACTGCCTATGAGCGACTTCGGACTGGTTCAGATTACGCGGCAGCGCATCCGGCCCAGTGTCGTCAAATCGGTTTCCAAAGTCTGCCCCATGTGCGGCGGCTCGGGCAGCATTGTCTCCCAGAACACCATCTTCGCAGACATCGAAGGATGGCTTACGAAATTCAAGTACAACTACAAGGGTCAATATTCGCTGGATCTTCATCTGAATCCGTACGTGAAATCGATGCTTCAAAAAGGCTGGGTCAGTCAGCGTATTAAATGGTTTTTCTCCTACCGGCTGAATGTGAACCTCGTCAGCGAAGACACCCTTTCCATGAACGACTTCAAGTTCATGCTGCCCAACTCGGAGATTGAAATCACAGATACGGTGCTCAACGATCAGCCTCTGGACAAGGCCATCACCGAGGCGAACCTGGACGAGGAAGCGGGGAGGCAGAAAAAAGAAGACGACCCCGGCCTCGACTACTTCAGGAAGGAACAAAAAAAGGCAGATGGCGGTCAACAGGCCGAAAGAAGCACAAGAGGTACGGCCAATCAGCGCGGCGGCGCCCCTGACAAGAAGAAACACGGAGAGTCCAAATCCGGTGGTGGTACTCCTTCCGGAGGTGGTCGCAAAGAGCGTCCCGACAGTACAAAAACCCGGCGTTCCGACACCAAGGCCAAATACTTCAAGTCCTCGAAAGAATCCGGCGAATCCCCTTCCGGTGACCAGGGGGGAAAATCACAAAGGAACCCCGGACCTCAGCAAGGATCCGGCAAGGACCGCAACAACCCTGCACCTTCTGAGCAGCAGGATAGAAAAAGTTCCTCCAGCAACACATCCAAAGAACAGCCCGGTGAAAAAAAATCGGACAGGGTGATCGATTCACAAAATGAAGCTGTTAAAGGAGAAACTGCGGCTGCCAAATCCGGAAGTTCTCGGGAACCGGAGCAGGAGGACAACTCTCACCTGCCCTCGGCCATTGAAGTTGCCCGCAGGCATCGCATCGAAAAGGAGAAAGCCCGGGAGGCGGACAGGCTAAATGTAGAAAAGGAGACATCGCCCGGAGCTCAGAACGATAAAAACGAAGCCGGTCAAAACAACGAAAACGCGGATAGCGGCTCAAAAGTCAAAGATAACGACAGCCGGAAAACCGAAACTGCCAGGGAGACCAGCCAAAGCGATACCGGTCCAGGCGGTGAAAACGGACAAAATGAGCCGGAGCACGACTCCCGAAACAAATCAAAATCATAG
- a CDS encoding DUF3108 domain-containing protein: MPRPLSIVVALGVAGLFFIASGIGGSIAMGNNHTESTGAGPPSMEVLEHLNERFTYEVRYGFLRLGNVHVYVERDTVYRDTPVRHLVTEMVSNRRLPLVGYREVHYHSYIAFNDSVPYGVRFWQNSLHHDMMERYLYDYDYEQGRVYSFEEGEPVDTLDLDRPSDSGPAIMFYARLFAGTDSNRTYPIYIDHEASEIEMAFTSRKEPYESKAFPDEAISAYYMEGNADFEGPFGFSGEFEAYFRDDELRIPLEARVSIWLGSVRVRLVEYERY; the protein is encoded by the coding sequence ATGCCGCGACCGTTATCCATCGTAGTGGCTCTTGGAGTGGCCGGCCTGTTTTTTATCGCATCCGGAATCGGTGGAAGCATTGCTATGGGCAACAATCACACCGAAAGCACCGGCGCGGGCCCGCCCAGCATGGAGGTGCTGGAACACCTCAACGAGCGGTTCACCTACGAAGTGAGATACGGATTTCTGCGGCTCGGCAATGTACATGTGTATGTTGAAAGGGATACCGTCTACCGGGACACCCCGGTGAGGCATCTGGTCACCGAGATGGTCTCCAACCGACGCCTGCCCCTGGTGGGCTATCGTGAGGTGCATTACCACAGCTATATCGCCTTCAACGACTCCGTTCCCTATGGTGTGCGATTCTGGCAGAACAGCCTGCACCACGACATGATGGAACGGTATCTCTATGATTATGATTACGAACAGGGCAGGGTCTACAGCTTCGAGGAAGGGGAACCGGTGGATACGCTGGATCTCGATCGACCGTCCGACAGCGGACCCGCCATCATGTTCTACGCCCGTTTATTTGCCGGAACCGACAGCAACCGAACCTACCCGATCTATATTGACCATGAGGCCTCTGAAATCGAAATGGCTTTCACCAGCCGAAAGGAACCTTATGAATCGAAAGCATTTCCGGATGAAGCCATCTCTGCATACTATATGGAGGGAAATGCCGATTTCGAAGGACCCTTCGGCTTTTCAGGAGAATTTGAAGCCTATTTCCGCGACGACGAGCTGCGCATACCGCTGGAAGCCAGAGTCAGTATCTGGCTGGGCAGCGTGAGGGTCAGACTCGTGGAGTACGAGCGGTATTAA
- the murA gene encoding UDP-N-acetylglucosamine 1-carboxyvinyltransferase: MDKFVILGGSPLKGTISVSGSKNAALPLMAAALLADAPVTITNIPLLKDIFTFNKVISVTGAGLSFDEDRRELTIDPTSLTSYEAPYEQVRKMRASFYMAGALLGAAGYARVSLPGGCAWGPRPVNLHLEGLTALGAEIEMDQGYVIARAPNGRLPGGTFELKPSSVGATVNLVLAAVRARKTSVIRNAAMEPDVVNLCDNLNRLGARIEGAGTPVITVEGVERLEGGRMDNTPDRIETGTFMIAAAMLPGSDLTLTHTLREDLGSFTETFARLNTGLDLAENTIRVRAADTIPPVSVETAIYPGFPTDLQAQWATMMTQAKGLSTITDHIYPDRFSYVPELNRLGADVRRNDNRATIYGKSHLKGASVMSTDLRASVSLVMAGMAAEGETEVLRVYHLDRGYEALEKKLNGVGAQIRRESE, encoded by the coding sequence TTGGACAAATTTGTAATCCTGGGCGGAAGCCCACTGAAGGGGACTATTTCTGTCAGCGGTTCGAAAAATGCCGCCCTGCCGCTCATGGCCGCCGCACTGCTGGCCGATGCTCCCGTCACCATCACCAACATCCCGCTTCTCAAGGACATTTTCACCTTCAACAAGGTGATCTCGGTAACCGGTGCCGGCTTGTCCTTTGATGAGGATCGAAGGGAGCTGACCATCGACCCGACATCATTGACTTCGTACGAGGCGCCCTATGAACAGGTTCGCAAGATGCGGGCGTCGTTTTACATGGCCGGAGCGCTGCTTGGAGCTGCGGGGTATGCCCGTGTATCATTACCGGGGGGATGTGCCTGGGGTCCGAGGCCGGTGAATCTCCACCTGGAAGGGTTGACCGCCCTTGGTGCCGAAATTGAAATGGATCAGGGCTATGTGATTGCCAGGGCACCAAACGGGAGGCTGCCCGGCGGCACGTTTGAGCTGAAGCCCAGCAGCGTCGGGGCAACGGTGAATTTGGTTTTGGCGGCAGTCCGGGCCCGGAAAACCTCCGTGATCCGCAATGCGGCCATGGAGCCGGATGTCGTGAACCTCTGTGACAACCTGAATCGGCTCGGGGCACGCATCGAAGGCGCGGGCACGCCCGTCATTACCGTGGAAGGTGTCGAACGACTGGAAGGCGGCCGCATGGACAACACCCCCGACCGCATCGAAACCGGTACGTTCATGATCGCAGCGGCCATGCTGCCGGGGTCGGACCTGACCCTCACCCACACCCTCCGGGAGGATCTCGGCTCCTTCACCGAAACCTTTGCCAGACTGAATACCGGACTCGACCTTGCGGAGAACACCATCCGGGTCCGTGCCGCCGATACCATCCCCCCTGTGTCTGTTGAAACGGCCATATACCCCGGTTTTCCAACGGATTTGCAGGCCCAATGGGCGACGATGATGACCCAGGCGAAGGGCCTGTCCACAATCACCGACCACATTTACCCCGACCGTTTCAGCTATGTTCCGGAGCTGAACCGCCTGGGTGCGGATGTGCGGCGCAACGACAATCGGGCGACTATTTACGGGAAGTCACACCTCAAGGGGGCGTCGGTGATGAGTACCGACCTCAGGGCAAGCGTGAGCCTGGTGATGGCCGGGATGGCCGCAGAGGGCGAGACCGAAGTGCTTCGCGTCTACCACCTTGACCGAGGCTACGAAGCGCTGGAGAAGAAACTCAACGGTGTCGGTGCGCAGATCCGCCGTGAATCGGAATAA
- the hslV gene encoding ATP-dependent protease subunit HslV, with protein MSFQLDATTVIGIIHEGKACIGGDGQATLDKVVMKANVQKVRFLHDKQVLAGFAGSTADAFTLFELFEDKLNQYNGTIERAAVELAKEWRRDRYLRRLEALLAVMNKDRGLLISGQGDVIEPDDHILAIGSGGSYAQAAARALKSKAAHLSAREMVEESLNIAADICIYTNHNLTLLDLE; from the coding sequence ATGTCATTTCAACTGGATGCCACCACGGTCATTGGAATTATCCACGAAGGCAAGGCCTGCATCGGTGGCGACGGACAAGCTACCCTGGACAAGGTGGTCATGAAAGCCAATGTGCAGAAAGTCCGCTTTCTTCACGACAAACAGGTGCTTGCCGGATTTGCCGGTTCTACCGCCGATGCCTTCACCCTTTTCGAACTGTTTGAGGACAAACTCAACCAGTATAACGGCACGATCGAGCGCGCCGCGGTGGAGCTGGCCAAGGAGTGGCGACGTGACCGCTACCTGCGCCGTCTTGAAGCGCTCCTGGCGGTAATGAACAAGGATCGAGGACTGCTCATTTCGGGCCAGGGTGATGTTATTGAACCGGACGATCACATTCTGGCTATCGGAAGCGGCGGCTCCTACGCGCAGGCGGCAGCCCGGGCGCTGAAAAGCAAGGCGGCCCATCTCTCGGCCCGGGAAATGGTCGAGGAATCACTGAATATCGCCGCAGACATCTGTATCTACACCAATCATAATTTAACACTGCTTGACCTTGAGTAA
- the dut gene encoding dUTP diphosphatase, with protein sequence MIKKLPHAESLDLPAYATPDSAGMDLRAAPGRPVVLKPGERALIPTGLQMAIQRGYEAQIRPRSGLAYKHGITMLNTPGTIDADYRGEVKVLAINLGEEPFTIEHGDRIAQMVFAPVTRAIVTGVQELPETERGVGGFGSTGKS encoded by the coding sequence ATGATAAAAAAGCTGCCGCACGCGGAATCCCTGGACCTTCCCGCCTACGCAACGCCGGATTCGGCCGGAATGGACCTGCGGGCCGCACCCGGCCGGCCGGTGGTTCTGAAACCCGGTGAACGCGCCCTGATTCCCACCGGCCTCCAGATGGCCATTCAGCGAGGCTACGAAGCCCAGATCCGGCCGCGCAGCGGGCTGGCCTACAAACACGGAATCACCATGCTTAATACCCCCGGAACCATCGACGCCGACTATCGTGGCGAAGTCAAAGTGCTGGCGATAAACCTGGGTGAGGAGCCTTTTACCATCGAACACGGCGACCGCATCGCCCAAATGGTATTCGCACCGGTAACCAGGGCTATTGTGACCGGTGTGCAGGAACTTCCTGAAACCGAACGGGGAGTCGGCGGTTTTGGAAGCACAGGAAAGTCTTGA